The Thermoclostridium stercorarium subsp. stercorarium DSM 8532 genome contains a region encoding:
- a CDS encoding Hsp20/alpha crystallin family protein, which yields MRLVSWNPFRDIDRDVARFFENAPLSFFGKNISPRVDVYDTEDKIVVKAEIPGVSKEDLNIYVDENTVRISGQTKRENEFNDENLYHSERYYGSFSRTIPLPVQVKSDEAEASYRDGLLSITLPKAEPAKNRGRKIEIQ from the coding sequence ATGAGGCTGGTTTCCTGGAATCCTTTCAGGGATATTGATCGTGATGTGGCCAGATTTTTCGAGAACGCGCCGTTAAGTTTTTTCGGGAAAAACATATCTCCGAGGGTGGATGTATACGACACTGAAGACAAAATTGTTGTCAAAGCCGAAATTCCGGGCGTTTCAAAAGAAGATCTGAATATTTATGTGGATGAAAATACCGTAAGGATTTCGGGGCAGACAAAAAGAGAAAACGAATTTAACGACGAAAATTTATATCACTCCGAAAGGTATTACGGAAGTTTCTCAAGGACCATTCCGTTACCGGTACAGGTTAAATCCGATGAAGCCGAAGCGTCATACAGGGACGGGCTCCTTTCAATAACCCTGCCAAAAGCCGAACCTGCAAAAAACAGAGGCAGGAAAATAGAAATTCAGTAA
- a CDS encoding family 1 encapsulin nanocompartment shell protein — protein sequence MNFLARDTVSFSDDFWANIDNTVVNTVRTHIIGRRFLSLYGPLGAGVRSINIDSVNTAEEAENGFVKTTGRKFVELPQIYEDFTLNWRDIEHSDSTGIPLDLSKVRQAAQNIALKEDSLIFFGNEFLGMEGLLTAEGAAKIQKSDWTVGDNAFRDVAAGLAQFRSKFLIGRYALVLSPDLYVQLQRLNPGMGIMEEERISKMLNGHLYNAPVLGSNKAVLVCAEPQYMDLAVGKDIETAYLESKDLNHVFRIVETVALRIKNKEAIIIFE from the coding sequence ATGAATTTTCTCGCACGCGATACCGTATCCTTTTCGGATGATTTCTGGGCTAATATAGATAATACGGTGGTAAATACCGTAAGAACCCATATAATCGGGCGCCGCTTCTTATCCTTATACGGCCCTCTTGGAGCCGGAGTCAGAAGCATAAACATAGACAGCGTAAATACTGCTGAAGAAGCCGAAAATGGCTTTGTAAAAACGACGGGAAGAAAATTTGTTGAACTTCCCCAAATTTATGAAGACTTTACCCTTAACTGGAGAGATATCGAACACAGTGATTCCACAGGCATTCCTCTGGATTTGTCAAAGGTAAGGCAGGCCGCTCAGAACATTGCCCTGAAGGAAGATTCCCTTATTTTCTTCGGAAATGAATTTCTGGGAATGGAGGGATTATTGACGGCAGAAGGCGCTGCTAAAATACAAAAGAGCGATTGGACTGTCGGCGATAATGCCTTCAGGGATGTGGCAGCGGGCTTGGCACAGTTCCGCAGCAAATTCCTGATTGGCCGGTACGCTCTCGTATTAAGCCCTGACCTGTATGTACAGCTGCAGCGTTTGAATCCCGGTATGGGTATCATGGAAGAGGAAAGAATCAGCAAAATGCTGAACGGTCATCTCTACAACGCACCTGTCCTTGGCAGCAATAAAGCGGTATTGGTATGTGCCGAACCCCAATACATGGATCTCGCCGTGGGCAAGGATATAGAAACTGCGTATCTGGAGTCGAAGGATCTCAATCATGTATTCAGAATAGTTGAAACAGTTGCACTTCGCATTAAGAACAAGGAAGCAATTATTATATTTGAATAA
- a CDS encoding amino acid ABC transporter substrate-binding protein, translating to MRRKIAILMLACITMLAVTACKDSADTGKRTFTVGFDKDFPPFGFVDENGNYTGFDLEVAAEVAKRLGWELKLQPISWEAKDMELSAGNIDCIWNGFTINGREDDYTWTDPYMANRQVFVVRADSGIKTLDDLKGKTVAVQLDSSAEAALNDRPDLLESFGEYIKTADYNTAMMDLEAGAVDAVAMDETVAMYQIEKRGLKFSILEETLAEEMYGVGFRLGNEELRDTVQKVLEEMAADGTLSEISVKWFGKDVTIIGK from the coding sequence ATGAGAAGAAAAATAGCGATACTTATGCTTGCCTGTATAACGATGCTTGCAGTAACGGCGTGCAAAGACAGCGCCGACACCGGTAAAAGAACATTTACCGTAGGTTTTGATAAGGATTTCCCACCCTTCGGTTTTGTAGACGAAAACGGCAACTACACCGGTTTTGACCTGGAAGTGGCCGCAGAGGTGGCAAAAAGGCTGGGTTGGGAACTGAAGCTCCAGCCGATATCCTGGGAAGCCAAAGACATGGAACTTTCGGCGGGCAATATTGACTGTATATGGAACGGGTTTACAATAAACGGCCGTGAGGACGATTATACGTGGACCGATCCTTATATGGCCAACAGACAGGTTTTTGTCGTAAGAGCCGATTCAGGTATTAAAACCCTTGACGATTTGAAGGGGAAAACGGTGGCTGTGCAGTTGGATTCCAGTGCCGAGGCTGCGCTGAATGACAGGCCCGATCTGCTTGAAAGTTTCGGCGAATACATAAAGACCGCAGATTACAATACGGCTATGATGGATTTGGAAGCAGGAGCCGTGGATGCAGTGGCAATGGATGAAACAGTTGCTATGTATCAGATAGAAAAAAGGGGCTTGAAATTTTCCATCCTCGAAGAAACATTGGCTGAGGAAATGTACGGCGTGGGTTTCCGTCTGGGAAATGAAGAACTGAGGGATACGGTACAAAAGGTACTCGAAGAAATGGCAGCGGACGGCACATTGTCCGAAATTTCGGTTAAGTGGTTTGGAAAGGATGTTACGATAATAGGAAAATAA
- a CDS encoding demethoxyubiquinone hydroxylase family protein yields MAVFGNPFTANVERKLTKEELIQAIRLDIAGELEAIYLYDAHIQATDDEFTKKVLADIRDEERAHVGELMTLLRHLDPTEAAHFEEGVQEVKEMMEEAGIKSNSANSQSTVGSLLK; encoded by the coding sequence ATGGCTGTTTTTGGGAATCCGTTTACTGCAAATGTTGAACGCAAATTAACAAAAGAGGAACTTATTCAGGCAATACGTCTTGACATTGCAGGGGAGCTGGAAGCAATTTATCTCTATGATGCCCACATTCAGGCAACCGATGACGAATTTACAAAAAAAGTCCTCGCAGATATCAGAGACGAAGAAAGAGCGCATGTCGGTGAACTTATGACTCTTCTAAGGCACCTGGATCCGACGGAAGCAGCACATTTCGAAGAAGGCGTACAGGAAGTCAAGGAAATGATGGAAGAAGCAGGCATTAAAAGCAACTCAGCAAACTCTCAGTCAACGGTGGGCAGCCTGCTGAAATAA
- a CDS encoding amino acid ABC transporter permease — protein MNLKVLIIELTGGMLTSMAIFTLTLLFSLPLGLLVALGRMSKNKLVSLFFKVYISILRGTPLILQLMVVYFGPFFILGIQMPRNYRFTAVIIGFVLNYAAYFAEIYRSGIESIPIGQYEAAKVLGYSKYQTFFRIILPQVIKRILPPVTNEAITLIKDTSLAFAISVQEMFTTAKAFASAQASVVPFIAAGVFYYVFNFLVERIMGWIEKKLSYYRI, from the coding sequence TTGAATTTAAAAGTATTGATAATTGAATTAACCGGCGGAATGCTGACTTCTATGGCCATTTTTACTCTTACGTTGTTATTTTCCCTTCCGCTCGGGCTTTTGGTCGCTTTGGGACGGATGTCGAAGAATAAACTTGTAAGTCTGTTTTTTAAGGTTTACATATCGATATTAAGAGGAACTCCGCTTATTTTGCAATTGATGGTTGTATATTTCGGGCCGTTTTTTATACTGGGAATTCAGATGCCGAGAAATTACAGGTTTACAGCCGTTATCATAGGGTTTGTGCTGAACTACGCGGCTTATTTCGCAGAAATTTACAGAAGCGGTATCGAATCAATCCCCATAGGGCAGTATGAAGCGGCAAAGGTATTGGGGTACAGCAAATATCAGACTTTTTTCAGAATAATTTTGCCGCAGGTTATTAAGCGTATTCTGCCTCCTGTAACAAACGAGGCCATAACTCTTATAAAGGATACTTCGCTGGCGTTTGCCATTTCGGTTCAGGAAATGTTTACGACGGCCAAGGCGTTTGCTTCGGCCCAGGCGTCAGTGGTACCCTTCATTGCCGCGGGAGTATTCTATTATGTATTTAACTTTCTGGTGGAACGCATAATGGGCTGGATAGAGAAAAAATTGAGTTATTACAGGATTTAA
- a CDS encoding uracil-xanthine permease family protein, which translates to MGINSSIGYLPDERPPIWKLLLYAIQQVIVMFPATVAVALITGFHISTTIFASGFATLCFILVTKGQIPLYYGSSFSYIAAIGSLMASDALASYSLNEKIAVAQFGIVMSGFVSIIAGLIVNRFGQESIEKVLPASITGPIAMVIGLTLAGTALSDASSIVIDNYGTVSVTPDQAELAKNMAWVISLVTLISTILFSVYLKGFMGQLPLILGPAVGCITAYIIKAATGINLFKVLPETASDKLFALPIFTLPKPTWMAVAAIMPIAIATIPESTAHVYQLDIYVNDLAKKKGVGKKYNIADKLGLNLIGDGIGDIVAGLIGGPAGTNYGENISAMAITKVFSVPVLIAASVIAMVISCFTPLINLIYSIPAAVIGGLEIYLFGAIAAQGIAIMVEKKVDLFSSKNIALIATIMIIGLGGQYAYGGNIPFFGIEVPCVAGAAIFGILLNIILSIGGRKENK; encoded by the coding sequence ATGGGCATTAATTCATCAATCGGATACCTGCCGGACGAGCGACCGCCAATATGGAAACTTCTTCTCTATGCTATCCAGCAGGTAATCGTAATGTTTCCGGCGACTGTAGCCGTCGCACTAATCACAGGGTTCCACATTTCAACTACAATTTTTGCAAGCGGGTTCGCCACTCTCTGTTTCATTCTCGTCACAAAAGGACAAATACCATTATATTATGGTTCAAGTTTTTCATACATTGCTGCAATAGGCAGTTTAATGGCTTCTGATGCACTGGCTTCGTATTCGTTGAATGAAAAAATTGCGGTTGCGCAGTTTGGAATTGTTATGTCGGGTTTTGTTTCAATCATAGCAGGATTAATTGTCAACCGGTTTGGTCAGGAGTCAATTGAAAAAGTTCTTCCAGCTTCTATTACGGGCCCGATTGCAATGGTAATCGGGCTTACTCTTGCCGGCACGGCTTTAAGTGACGCCTCTTCAATTGTGATTGACAACTACGGCACCGTATCCGTTACACCCGACCAGGCTGAACTTGCAAAAAACATGGCATGGGTTATTTCTCTTGTGACGTTGATCTCAACCATACTGTTTTCGGTATATTTAAAAGGATTTATGGGGCAGTTGCCGTTGATTCTCGGCCCGGCGGTTGGATGTATTACGGCTTACATTATCAAGGCTGCTACTGGAATTAACCTGTTTAAGGTACTGCCCGAAACCGCAAGCGACAAATTGTTTGCGCTGCCGATTTTTACGTTACCGAAGCCCACATGGATGGCTGTCGCGGCCATAATGCCGATAGCCATTGCAACAATTCCTGAATCGACCGCCCACGTGTATCAGCTGGACATATATGTCAATGATCTGGCGAAGAAAAAGGGAGTAGGCAAAAAATACAATATTGCTGATAAACTCGGCCTTAATCTGATCGGAGACGGCATAGGGGATATTGTGGCAGGATTAATAGGAGGTCCTGCGGGAACGAACTACGGCGAAAATATCAGCGCAATGGCGATTACTAAGGTTTTCTCGGTCCCGGTACTGATTGCCGCTTCGGTAATAGCCATGGTTATATCCTGCTTTACACCGCTGATTAATCTTATATATTCCATACCGGCTGCGGTTATAGGCGGTCTGGAAATTTACCTGTTCGGTGCAATAGCGGCTCAGGGTATCGCAATTATGGTTGAAAAGAAGGTTGACCTTTTCAGTTCAAAAAACATAGCATTAATTGCGACGATTATGATAATAGGCCTCGGCGGCCAGTATGCTTACGGCGGAAATATACCGTTCTTCGGAATTGAGGTTCCCTGTGTTGCAGGTGCTGCCATATTCGGAATTTTACTGAACATTATTCTCAGCATTGGCGGCAGAAAAGAGAATAAATAA
- a CDS encoding amino acid ABC transporter ATP-binding protein, with protein sequence MKLFEIRNLKKCFNNAEVIKSISLSVEQGQVVAIIGPSGSGKSTLLRCATMLERIDRGDIIYLGEYAAKTDENGRTVYAPQNTLKRIQSYFGLVFQNFNLFPHFSVIKNITDPLISVKKMRREEAYEIGRSLLRKMGLEGKEDAYPYQLSGGQQQRVSIARALALNPKILFFDEPTSALDPELTGEILKVLRELAKEHMTMVIVTHEMSFARDVADRIIFMDGGAIAEEGTPAEIMDNPKNERLKQFLGKLAG encoded by the coding sequence ATGAAACTGTTTGAAATAAGAAACCTGAAGAAATGTTTCAATAACGCTGAAGTAATAAAAAGTATTTCATTGAGTGTGGAGCAGGGACAGGTGGTTGCAATAATCGGGCCGTCGGGTTCGGGAAAATCCACGTTGCTCAGGTGTGCCACAATGCTTGAAAGGATTGACCGGGGCGATATAATCTACCTCGGAGAGTATGCTGCAAAAACCGATGAAAACGGCAGGACAGTTTATGCCCCACAAAACACCCTTAAAAGGATACAAAGCTATTTCGGTCTTGTTTTTCAGAATTTTAATCTGTTCCCGCATTTTTCGGTGATCAAAAACATAACCGATCCCCTCATTTCGGTAAAAAAAATGAGAAGGGAAGAGGCTTATGAAATCGGCCGTTCGCTGCTCCGGAAAATGGGGCTTGAAGGAAAGGAAGACGCATATCCGTATCAATTGTCCGGAGGTCAGCAGCAAAGGGTGTCAATTGCCCGCGCGCTGGCTTTAAATCCCAAAATCCTGTTTTTCGACGAACCTACATCGGCCCTTGATCCCGAGCTTACGGGAGAGATTCTGAAAGTGTTGAGGGAACTGGCCAAAGAGCATATGACAATGGTAATAGTAACTCATGAGATGAGTTTTGCAAGAGATGTGGCCGATCGTATAATTTTTATGGACGGCGGAGCAATAGCTGAGGAAGGGACTCCCGCTGAAATAATGGACAACCCGAAAAATGAACGTTTAAAACAGTTCCTTGGAAAACTCGCAGGATAA
- a CDS encoding DUF6273 domain-containing protein produces the protein MINLSPRHRYIILAVILFFAGVILLYVPNVVGIADNTDFIRISRPSGFLLDNNLKFFYFQRRFEYIKSFDNLYDFAGFVLNPETKDEIGLKSTMFLFVKAAQLADGTVSYLRYGKIEHFDIAALSTVFLLLHAVSVTLIYKALKTGKTAYDLFILLFLLTVFYNMGYILYYNSLFGESATLAGFLMWFSVLLNMVHNNEVKYPALILYFTSGIIFAGAKVANIPLGFLIAVFSIYFLFIAKTPGKRIFVLLGICLTVSASASFYREIPEWMAKPNNYHSIFYGILKGSDTPEEELQKLGIDTKYAVLANTTVYDDLDGFDVFGEEFQKEVHDKVGPLEVSLYYLRNPGRMFEKLKLSAESSVFIRPPYLGNYSIEDDTEIVKFVKRNSIWEWIRKQFNGYAFGAVTSVFLLYFSVTLYQFYLLKKKKVNRSAGFILMKFTLMIFAGSQWIFPVIGNGEADLIKHMFLFNLLLDTMIVLLVGDILKLMTENMLNRQIVLSFLAFFVVFFVLISADGRISGNKVLLFGRYKGQPLEWEVLEETDGYYFVVAKNIVEFRPFSGNTNYWPESDIKAWLNDDSEKGFLYEFSENEKNRILPMKRRTVIPPAFADRKEYGSRPLYWFCIPGYASQNYDSAYQVENTEKVFLLSIKEWENHDFKKIKGVPYWLRTPYTIGTTVRIVGEDGYVYHKKADTENIGVLPAMIIKKQ, from the coding sequence ATGATAAACTTGAGTCCGCGGCACAGATATATTATACTGGCTGTTATTCTCTTTTTTGCTGGCGTAATATTATTATACGTTCCTAACGTCGTGGGGATTGCAGACAATACCGACTTTATAAGAATAAGCCGTCCGTCCGGATTTCTTCTGGACAATAATCTTAAGTTTTTTTATTTCCAGCGCAGATTTGAATATATCAAGTCCTTTGACAACCTGTATGATTTTGCAGGGTTTGTATTGAATCCCGAAACTAAAGATGAAATCGGATTAAAATCGACCATGTTTTTGTTCGTGAAAGCTGCCCAACTGGCGGACGGTACCGTGTCGTATTTGAGATATGGGAAAATAGAGCATTTCGATATTGCGGCCCTTTCGACGGTATTTCTTTTGCTGCACGCCGTTTCGGTCACTCTTATTTATAAAGCGCTTAAGACCGGTAAAACAGCATATGATCTGTTTATTTTGCTTTTTCTGCTGACAGTTTTTTATAACATGGGCTATATCCTTTATTACAATTCTCTTTTCGGGGAATCGGCGACTTTAGCAGGCTTTCTGATGTGGTTTTCGGTTTTGCTTAATATGGTTCACAATAATGAAGTAAAGTACCCGGCTCTTATTCTGTATTTTACAAGCGGCATAATTTTTGCTGGTGCGAAAGTGGCCAATATTCCGTTAGGCTTTCTTATCGCCGTTTTCTCAATATATTTCCTTTTCATTGCAAAAACTCCCGGAAAGAGAATCTTTGTTCTTCTGGGCATTTGCCTTACCGTTTCAGCCTCGGCCAGCTTTTACCGGGAAATCCCCGAATGGATGGCAAAGCCAAACAATTACCATTCGATATTTTACGGAATTCTGAAAGGTTCAGACACCCCGGAAGAAGAGCTGCAAAAGCTTGGAATAGATACAAAATACGCTGTTCTCGCCAACACGACTGTTTATGACGATCTTGACGGCTTTGACGTCTTCGGCGAAGAGTTTCAGAAGGAGGTCCATGACAAAGTCGGGCCACTGGAGGTTTCGCTGTATTATCTGAGAAATCCCGGAAGAATGTTTGAAAAGCTTAAACTGAGCGCTGAATCAAGCGTTTTTATCCGGCCCCCGTACCTTGGAAATTACAGCATTGAAGACGATACCGAGATTGTAAAGTTTGTAAAACGCAATTCCATATGGGAGTGGATACGTAAGCAGTTCAACGGATATGCCTTTGGCGCTGTGACCTCAGTATTTTTACTGTATTTTTCGGTTACGCTTTACCAGTTTTATTTGTTAAAAAAGAAAAAAGTTAACAGGTCTGCCGGTTTTATTCTGATGAAATTCACGCTTATGATTTTCGCGGGAAGCCAGTGGATATTTCCGGTTATAGGTAACGGGGAAGCCGACCTTATCAAGCACATGTTTTTATTCAACCTGCTTTTGGACACAATGATTGTCCTGCTTGTAGGCGATATTCTCAAACTTATGACGGAAAATATGCTGAACAGGCAGATTGTCTTGTCTTTCCTGGCTTTTTTCGTGGTTTTCTTTGTTCTGATATCCGCAGACGGCAGAATATCGGGAAACAAAGTACTGTTATTCGGAAGATACAAGGGACAGCCCCTTGAATGGGAAGTACTGGAAGAAACCGACGGGTATTATTTCGTCGTGGCGAAAAACATCGTGGAATTTCGGCCGTTTTCCGGCAATACCAATTATTGGCCGGAATCGGACATTAAAGCGTGGCTTAACGACGATTCCGAAAAAGGTTTTCTGTACGAATTTTCCGAGAATGAAAAAAACAGAATTCTGCCGATGAAAAGAAGAACGGTAATCCCGCCTGCTTTCGCTGACAGAAAGGAATATGGTTCCCGTCCCCTCTACTGGTTTTGTATTCCCGGTTACGCGTCGCAGAATTATGACAGCGCATACCAGGTTGAAAATACCGAAAAAGTTTTCCTGCTAAGCATAAAGGAATGGGAAAACCATGATTTTAAAAAAATTAAAGGTGTTCCGTACTGGCTCAGAACACCTTATACAATAGGCACAACGGTAAGAATTGTAGGCGAAGACGGCTATGTTTACCACAAAAAAGCCGACACTGAAAACATCGGTGTGCTTCCGGCGATGATAATTAAAAAACAATAA
- a CDS encoding Glu/Leu/Phe/Val family dehydrogenase: protein MSSASYNPFEVAQQQFDKVADMIGLDGSTRELLRQPLREYHFLIPVRMDDGSVKVFKGFRVQHNDARGPAKGGIRFHPEETIDTVRALAMWMTWKTAVVDIPLGGGKGGVVCDPRTLSEGEQERLCRGYVRQLAKNVGPFTDVPAPDVMTNSKHMLWMLDEYETIVGGRYPGFITGKPVGMGGSLGRTEATGYGVVYVLREALKRLGIDIKNTTASFQGYGNVSRYAVELYQKLGGKVIAISRSSFTLRKKDGFDEKTLAAIVDEKGELDKEKARDYGCEVLPREAWLEQDVDILVPAAIENQITGENVHKISNQVKVIVEGANGPTTPDADAVIEKRGIFMIPDFLANAGGVTCSYFEQIQSNMNYYWDKDEVLTKLDYKMTSAFNAVYELSQERKLYMRDAAYVIAIKRVADAVKRRGWV, encoded by the coding sequence ATGAGTTCTGCATCTTATAATCCTTTTGAAGTCGCACAGCAGCAGTTTGACAAAGTCGCGGATATGATTGGGCTTGACGGTTCTACCCGCGAGCTTCTGCGTCAGCCTTTGCGGGAATACCATTTCTTAATTCCCGTTCGCATGGATGACGGCAGTGTTAAGGTTTTTAAAGGCTTCCGCGTTCAGCACAACGATGCAAGAGGGCCTGCAAAGGGCGGTATACGTTTCCATCCCGAGGAAACCATTGATACCGTCCGTGCGCTGGCAATGTGGATGACATGGAAGACAGCAGTTGTGGATATTCCGTTAGGCGGAGGAAAAGGCGGTGTCGTCTGTGATCCGAGAACCCTTTCGGAAGGTGAACAGGAGCGCCTGTGCCGCGGTTATGTAAGGCAGCTGGCCAAGAATGTCGGCCCGTTCACCGATGTACCGGCACCGGACGTAATGACCAATTCCAAGCATATGCTCTGGATGCTGGATGAATATGAGACCATTGTGGGTGGAAGGTATCCCGGGTTTATTACCGGAAAACCGGTGGGAATGGGCGGTTCCCTCGGAAGAACGGAAGCAACGGGATACGGTGTGGTTTATGTTTTGCGTGAAGCCTTGAAACGGCTTGGAATTGACATTAAAAACACCACTGCAAGTTTCCAGGGATATGGCAATGTTTCCCGCTATGCGGTGGAATTGTATCAGAAACTGGGAGGAAAGGTAATAGCAATTTCAAGGTCAAGCTTTACGCTGCGCAAGAAGGACGGATTTGATGAAAAAACACTGGCCGCAATAGTGGATGAAAAAGGAGAGCTGGACAAGGAAAAGGCAAGGGATTACGGATGTGAAGTTCTGCCGAGGGAGGCATGGCTTGAGCAGGATGTGGATATACTGGTGCCCGCAGCAATAGAAAATCAGATAACAGGCGAGAATGTACATAAAATCAGCAATCAGGTAAAGGTTATAGTTGAAGGCGCCAATGGCCCCACAACTCCTGACGCCGATGCCGTTATCGAAAAGAGGGGTATTTTCATGATCCCTGATTTCCTTGCAAATGCAGGCGGTGTAACATGCAGCTACTTTGAGCAGATACAGAGCAATATGAACTATTACTGGGATAAAGACGAAGTTCTGACGAAACTTGATTATAAAATGACTTCGGCTTTTAATGCCGTGTATGAACTCTCACAGGAAAGAAAGCTGTACATGCGAGACGCTGCATATGTTATAGCAATAAAACGGGTGGCCGATGCGGTAAAAAGACGCGGTTGGGTATAA
- the gcvPB gene encoding aminomethyl-transferring glycine dehydrogenase subunit GcvPB, whose product MKKEEKLIFELSVPGKGTNLLPECDVEKVEIKNLIPEEYLRNEEIDLPEVNEVDVVRHFTHLSQKNYGVDSGFYPLGSCTMKYNPKINEEVSKLPGFMKVHPYQPEETVQGCLQLLYQTERFLSEITGMDRFSLQPAAGAHGEMTGLMIIKAFHQKNGDYKRTKIIVPDSAHGTNPASAAAVGFDVVEVKSNDRGGIDIDALRELMSDEVAGLMLTNPNTLGLFDENIDLIAEIVHNAGGLLYYDGANANAIIGVSRPGDMGFDVVHLNLHKTFGTPHGGGGPGSGPVGVKKELAPFLPKPVVEYSGGKYHLDYDRPLSIGKIKSFYGNFLVVVKAYAYIRALGAEGLRKVSEAAVLNANYIKEKLKKYYHLPYDRTCMHEVVFSGQWQKQYGVSTLDIAKRLLDYGYHPPTIYFPLIVREALMIEPTETESKETLDEFINAMIEIANEAKDEPEKLRNAPVNTPVQRLDEATAARKPVLKYERKTE is encoded by the coding sequence CTGAAAAAGGAGGAAAAACTAATATTTGAACTTAGCGTGCCGGGAAAAGGCACAAACCTGTTGCCCGAATGTGACGTAGAGAAAGTTGAGATCAAAAATCTTATCCCCGAGGAATATTTACGTAATGAAGAGATTGATCTCCCTGAAGTGAATGAAGTGGACGTGGTAAGGCATTTTACCCACCTGTCACAGAAAAATTACGGCGTGGACTCGGGATTCTATCCTTTGGGTTCATGTACGATGAAGTATAACCCGAAAATAAACGAAGAAGTTTCGAAACTCCCGGGGTTTATGAAAGTTCACCCTTATCAGCCTGAGGAAACGGTGCAGGGGTGTCTGCAACTTTTATATCAGACCGAGCGTTTTCTTTCCGAAATTACGGGTATGGACAGGTTTTCTCTGCAACCGGCTGCAGGAGCCCACGGCGAGATGACCGGGCTTATGATAATCAAAGCTTTTCATCAAAAAAACGGCGATTATAAACGCACAAAGATTATAGTTCCTGATTCGGCCCATGGTACCAATCCTGCTTCGGCAGCAGCCGTGGGTTTTGACGTTGTTGAAGTAAAATCCAACGACCGGGGCGGAATTGACATTGATGCCTTGAGAGAACTGATGAGTGATGAAGTTGCGGGGCTCATGCTTACCAACCCGAACACCCTCGGGCTTTTTGATGAAAATATTGATTTGATTGCCGAAATTGTCCATAACGCAGGAGGATTATTGTATTACGACGGCGCAAATGCAAATGCGATTATTGGTGTTTCAAGGCCCGGGGATATGGGGTTTGACGTTGTACACCTGAACCTGCATAAAACCTTTGGTACGCCGCATGGCGGAGGCGGCCCCGGTTCAGGCCCTGTAGGTGTAAAAAAGGAACTGGCGCCTTTCCTTCCAAAGCCAGTGGTGGAATACAGTGGCGGAAAATATCATCTGGACTATGACCGGCCGCTTTCCATAGGCAAAATTAAGTCTTTTTACGGGAATTTCCTTGTGGTCGTTAAGGCTTACGCCTATATCCGGGCCCTTGGCGCTGAGGGCCTGCGGAAAGTATCCGAAGCCGCTGTACTGAATGCAAATTATATAAAGGAAAAACTTAAAAAGTATTACCATCTGCCATATGACCGCACCTGCATGCACGAAGTGGTTTTCTCAGGGCAGTGGCAGAAGCAGTACGGTGTTTCGACGCTTGATATTGCCAAGAGACTTCTGGATTACGGGTATCATCCACCGACCATTTATTTTCCCCTTATTGTAAGGGAGGCTTTAATGATCGAACCTACCGAGACAGAAAGCAAGGAAACCCTTGACGAGTTTATAAATGCGATGATTGAAATAGCCAATGAAGCAAAGGACGAACCCGAAAAGTTAAGAAATGCGCCGGTGAATACCCCCGTTCAGAGGCTTGACGAGGCGACGGCGGCACGTAAACCGGTTTTGAAGTATGAAAGAAAAACAGAATGA